The DNA segment GAAACGTGCCTTGGGGGCGGCGAGCCTTTCAATTGCCTCATCTCCTGCGTAGCGACACCAGCTATAAGCCGCTTGTGTGGGGAAGCGTAGCCGCTCCGCGCTTCCCTGTGTTGGCAGCTCATGGCCCGCCAGTGTATCAAACCGTCAACTCAGTCTGCCGTGATTCGGTCGCACGGCGCTGACATCGATTTCAGCTCCGATTTTCAGGAACGCCCAAGGAACACTTAATGTCTGGTGCCCCCGGTCCCGCTCCCGATGCCCTTGAACTGGCGGCGTTGCTGTGTTCGCGGGTCTGCCACGATCTCATCAGCCCGGTGGGCGCCATCGTCAACGGCCTCGAGGTGCTGGACGACAATCCCAAGCCCGAAGATCGCGAATTTGCGCTCGACCTGATCCGCAAGAGCGCGAAGACGGCGTCGGCCCGGCTGCAGTTCTGCCGCCTGGCGTTCGGCGCGGCCGGCTCGGCCGGGGCCCAGATCGATCTCGGCGACGCGCAGAACATGGCGCGCGGCCATATCGAGGACGGCAAGACCTCGATCGCCTGGAACCTGCCGCGGCTGCTGTTGCCGAAGAACCGCGTCAAGCTGCTCCTGAACATGATGGTGATCGCGCAGCAGACCATTCCGCGCGGCGGCACGCTCACGGTCGATCCGATCGGCGAGGGCGAGAGGATGAGTTTCCGCGTCACGGCAAGCGGGCTCAATGCGCGGCTGCCGCAGAATATTGCCGATATCCTGGGTTCGGGGCAGATCGCGGCGAGCGACGCCCATTCGGTGCAGCCGTATTATACGCGCCTGCTCGCCGAGTCCTGCGGGCTGGGCGTCAAGCTGGTGGCCGAGGGCGAATCGGTGGTGGTCACGGCGGCCTGAAACGTCGCGCGGCTGAAATGACGGCGTTTCGGTTGGCATGAGCGGTGGCGCGCGGCGTTCGAACGTGTCGCTGCGCCGGCGAAGGGGTTAACGAAGCGTAACCAAACGCATCATCGCGACCCCGGTATTCTACGGGGAGAGCTTATCTCTTTGTTGAGGCCGTTCTTTTCCACTTACTCAACCAAACTTAAACGCTTTGCATAGAAGCTGGCCACACTCGGAAAGCGCGCCGAATGCGCGTGTGGGGTGAAGGCCAGATTTCATGGACGATCTTTTGAGAGAGTTTTTGACGGAGACCAGCGAAAGCCTGGACACCGTCGACAATCAGCTGGTGCGGTTCGAGCAAGAGCCGAACAATGCCAAGATTTTGGACAACATCTTCCGTCTGGTACACACCATCAAGGGAACCTGCGGTTTCCTTGGTTTGCCACGGCTCGAAGCGCTCGCCCACGCCGGCGAAACGCTGATGGGCAAATTCCGTGACGGCATGCCGGTCACGGCCGAAGCGGTGACGCTGATCCTGGGCAGCATCGACCGCATCAAGGAAATTCTCGGCGGGCTGGAAGCGACCGAGGCCGAGCCCGAAGGCAACGATCAGGACCTGATCGTGCAGCTTCACCAGATGGTCGAACGCGGCATGGCCGCGATGGAAGCGGCCCCTGTGGAGGCGGCAGCGCCGCCGCTGGTGCCGGCTGCGCCGGCGAACACCGAAGGCCAATTGACCTATCAGGTGCTGGAACGCGAGTTACGGCCGGGGGAAGTATCGCTCGACGAGCTTGAGCGTGCCTTCCGCGAAACCGCGATCGAAGTTGCGGCGCCCGCGCCGGCGCCGGTGGCAAAGGCGGCGCCGAAGGCCGAAGCCAGCGCTGCGCCCGCTCCCAAAGCGGAAGCCAAGCCGGCGGCTGTGGCCGAAAAGGCCCCCAAGTCCCCCGCCAAAAAGGCAAAGGTCGCGGTGGAAGTGGACGCAAGCGAAGGCGACCGCGTCGCCAACCAGTCGATCCGCGTCAATGTCGATACGCTTGAGCACCTGATGACGATGGTGTCCGAGCTGGTGCTGACGCGTAACCAGCTTTTGGAAATTTCCCGCCGCAACGAGGATACCGAATTCAAGGTGCCGTTGCAGCGGCTGTCGAACGTCACCGCCGAGTTGCAGGAAGGCGTCATGAAGACGCGCATGCAGCCGATCGGCAATGCGTGGCAGAAGCTGCCGCGTATCGTGCGCGACCTCTCGAGCGAATTGCAGAAGCAGATCGAACTCGAGATGCACGGCGCCGACACCGAGCTCGACCGCCAGGTGCTCGATCTGATCAAGGATCCGCTGACGCACATGGTGCGCAACTCGGCCGATCACGGGCTCGAGACGCCTGCCGAGCGCGCCGCCGCCGGCAAGCCGGAGACCGGTACGATCCGTCTCTCCGCCTATCACGAAGGTGGCCACATCATCATCTGCATCGCCGACAATGGCCGCGGTCTCAACACCGAGCGCATCAAGGCAAAGGCGCTTCAGAACAACCTCGTCACCGAGGCTGAACTGGAGAAGATGACGGAAGCGCAGATCCACAAGTTCATCTTCGCGCCGGGCTTCTCGACCGCGGCGGCCGTCACCAGCGTCTCCGGCCGCGGCGTCGGCATGGACGTGGTGCGCACCAACATCGATCAGATCGGTGGCACCATCGACATCAAGTCGGTCTCCGGCGAAGGCTCCTCCGTCACCATCAAGATTCCACTGACGCTTGCGATCGTCTCGGCGCTGATCGTGGAAGCCGGCGGCGATCGCTTCGCCATCCCGCAGCTTTCGGTGGTCGAACTGGTGCGAGCGCGCGCCAACTCCGAACACCGCATCGAGCGCATCAAGGACACGGCCGTATTGCGCCTGCGCAACAAGCTGTTGCCGCTGATGCATCTGAAGAAGCTGCTCAAGATCGATGACGGCTCTTCCTCCGACCCGGAAAACGGCTTTATCGTCGTGACCCAGGTCGGCAGCCAGACCTTCGGCATCGTGGTCGACGGCGTGTTCCACACCGAGGAAATCGTGGTCAAGCCGATGTCGACCAAGCTGCGTCACATCGACATGTTCTCCGGCAATACCATTCTGGGCGACGGCGCGGTGATCATGATCATCGACCCCAACGGCATTGCGAAGGCGCTTGGCGCCGCCGGTAACGCCGCCCATGAGATCGCCGATGAGAACGCCGCCCATCGCGCCGCCACCGCCGAACAGCTCACCTCGCTGCTGGTGTTCCGCGCCGGCTCCGATCAGCCGAAGGCGGTGCCGCTCGGCCTCGTCACGCGACTCGAAGAAATCGCCGCCGACAAGATCGAGCTCTCCAACGGCCGCTCGATGGTGCAGTATCGCGATCAACTGATGCCGCTCGTGCAGATGAGCGGCGTCAACGTCCGCTCTTCCGGTTCGCAGCCGATCCTGGTGTTTGCCGACGACGGCCGCTCGATGGGGCTCGTCGTCGACGAGATCATCGATATCGTCGAGGAACGCCTCAACATCGAGGTAGCCGGATCGAGCGAGGGCATTCTCGGCTCTGCCGTGATCAAGGGACAGGCAACCGAAGTGATCGACGTCGGTCATTTCCTGCCGATGGCGTTTGCCGACTGGTTCTCGCGCAAGGAAATGCGCCCCTCTCAGTCCGCGCAATCGGTGCTCCTGGTCGACGACTCCGCGTTCTTCCGCAACATGCTGGCGCCGGTGCTGAAGGCCGCGGGCTACAAGGTTCGCACGGCTCCGAGCGCCCAGGAAGGCCTCGCGGCATTGCGCTCCGGCCAGTCCTTCGATGCGGTGCTGACCGACATCGAAATGCCCGACATGAACGGCTTCGAATTCGCCGAGACGATCCGCGCCGACTCGCATCTTGCGGCAATGCCGATCATCGCTCTGTCCTCGCTGGTTTCGCCGGCGGCGATCGAGCGCGGGCGTCAGGCCGGATTCCACGATTACGTTGCGAAGTTCGATCGTCCCGGACTGATCGCGGCCCTCAAGGAACAGACCGCCGAGATGAACCGGGAAGCGGCATAGGGATCACAGCATGACCAGCAAAACCGAAACCGTCGAAGGCGCCGTCGCCGAGTATGTCACTGCCATGATCGGAGGCCAGTTGTTCGGTCTGCCGATCTCGCGGGTGCAGGACGTGTTCATGCCGGAGCGCGTGACCCGCGTTCCGCTGGCCTCGCGCGAGGTCGCCGGCGTACTCAATCTGCGCGGCCGCATCGTCACCGTGGTCAACATGCGTGCCCGTCTCGGGATGCCGAAGAACGAGGACGGCAAGCCGCCGATGGCGGTCGGCGTAGACCTGCGCGGCGAATCCTATGGCCTCTTGATCGACCAGATCGGTGAAGTGCTGAAGCTTCCCGACGACGGCCGCGAAGAAAACCCGGTCAACCTCGATCCCCGCATGGCCAAGCTTGCCGGCGGCGTGCACCGGCTCGACGGCCAATTGATGGTTGTCCTGGATGTCGATCGGGTACTCGAACTTTCACCTGAAATGATGGCCGCTTGAAACTGACGAACGCGTAGCTGAAGTAGCAAATTGATTTAAAGCAAGGGCAACACCATGAAAACATGTCTGGTCGTGGATGACTCGAGCGTCATCCGAAAGGTTGCGAGGCGCATTCTGGAAGGTCTGGATTTCCAGATCGTGGAAGCCGAAGACGGCGAGAAGGCGCTCGAGGTGTGCAAGCGCGGATTGCCGGAAGCCATCCTCTTGGACTGGAACATGCCGGTGATGGACGGTTACGAATTCCTCGGCAATCTCCGTCGTATGCCGGGCGGCGACCAGCCCAAGGTGGTGTTCTGCACGACGGAAAACGATGTGGCTCACATTGCGCGCGCGCTTCACGCCGGCGCCAACGAGTACATCATGAAGCCGTTCGACAAGGACATCGTGACGGCCAAGTTCCAGGAAGTCGGCCTGATCTGATTTCAAATCCGTATCCGGCGGCTCGCCAGCCCCGGCTATACCGTGGAAAGCGTGTGTGCGCTTTGCGGCCTATGAGTTGAGTTCGGTTGGTGAGTATGAGTGTTGCGTTGACAAGTCATTCGGCTACGAGCCCGGTGCAGCCAGAACCGCTGCGGGTCATGGTTGTCGACGATTCCGTCGTCATCAGGGGCATGATCTCCCGCTGGCTGGGCTCCGAGCCTGATATCGTTGTCGCGGCATCGCTGCGCACCGGGCTCGAGGCTGTCAACCAGGTCGAGCGCATCAATCCCGACATCGCCGTCCTGGACATCGAGATGCCCGAGCTCGACGGCATTTCGGCGCTGCCGCAGCTGCTCGCCAAGAAGCGCAACCTGATCGTAATCATGGCCTCGACGCTGACCCGCCGTAACGCGGAGATCAGCTTCAAAGCGCTGTCGCTCGGCGCCTCGGATTATATCCCCAAGCCGGAAAGCACCCGCGAATCCTCGGCGGCCGAAACCTTCCGCCACGATCTGGTGCAGAAGATCCGCCACCTTGGCGCCAAGGTCCGCCGCTCGCCGACGCATGCTCATGCGCACGCGCCGGCCGCCGATCGTGCGCTTCGTGCGCCGGCGATAACGGCCCCGATCGCGCGGCGCAATTTCTCGATGCAAAGCCCCCGCGTGCTGCTGATCGGCTCGTCGACCGGCGGCCCGCAGGCGCTCATGAGCCTGGTGGCAGAGATCGGTCCGGTGATCGACCGCTTCCCGGTCTTGATCACGCAGCACATGCCGCCGACGTTCACGACCATCCTGGCCGAACATCTCGCGCGCGCCAGCCACCGGCCGGCGCATGAGGCGATCGACGGCGAAGTCATCAAGCCCGGCCACATCTATCTCGCGCCGGGCGGCCGCCACATGCGTGTGACGCGCCAGGGCGCAGGCGCGGTGATCGCGCTCGACGATGGCGCCCCCATCAATTTCTGCAAGCCGGCGGTCGATCCGCTGTTCAGCTCCGCGATCGAGGTCTGGCAGGGCTCCATCATGGCGCTGGTCCTCACCGGAATGGGGTCGGACGGCACGCGTGGCGGCAAGGACATCGTCGCCGCCGGCGGCAGCGTGATTGCACAAGACGAAGCTACAAGCGTGGTGTGGGGAATGCCCGGCGCGGCCGCGCACGCCGGCATTTGTGCGGCCGTGCTGCCGCTCAATCAGATCGCACCGAAACTGGTCAGGTTGTTCTCAGGAGATCGCTCGTGACGCCGTTGGATTATGAGTTCTTGCGGAAGCTGCTAAAAGA comes from the Bradyrhizobium erythrophlei genome and includes:
- the chpT gene encoding histidine phosphotransferase ChpT; this translates as MSGAPGPAPDALELAALLCSRVCHDLISPVGAIVNGLEVLDDNPKPEDREFALDLIRKSAKTASARLQFCRLAFGAAGSAGAQIDLGDAQNMARGHIEDGKTSIAWNLPRLLLPKNRVKLLLNMMVIAQQTIPRGGTLTVDPIGEGERMSFRVTASGLNARLPQNIADILGSGQIAASDAHSVQPYYTRLLAESCGLGVKLVAEGESVVVTAA
- a CDS encoding hybrid sensor histidine kinase/response regulator produces the protein MDDLLREFLTETSESLDTVDNQLVRFEQEPNNAKILDNIFRLVHTIKGTCGFLGLPRLEALAHAGETLMGKFRDGMPVTAEAVTLILGSIDRIKEILGGLEATEAEPEGNDQDLIVQLHQMVERGMAAMEAAPVEAAAPPLVPAAPANTEGQLTYQVLERELRPGEVSLDELERAFRETAIEVAAPAPAPVAKAAPKAEASAAPAPKAEAKPAAVAEKAPKSPAKKAKVAVEVDASEGDRVANQSIRVNVDTLEHLMTMVSELVLTRNQLLEISRRNEDTEFKVPLQRLSNVTAELQEGVMKTRMQPIGNAWQKLPRIVRDLSSELQKQIELEMHGADTELDRQVLDLIKDPLTHMVRNSADHGLETPAERAAAGKPETGTIRLSAYHEGGHIIICIADNGRGLNTERIKAKALQNNLVTEAELEKMTEAQIHKFIFAPGFSTAAAVTSVSGRGVGMDVVRTNIDQIGGTIDIKSVSGEGSSVTIKIPLTLAIVSALIVEAGGDRFAIPQLSVVELVRARANSEHRIERIKDTAVLRLRNKLLPLMHLKKLLKIDDGSSSDPENGFIVVTQVGSQTFGIVVDGVFHTEEIVVKPMSTKLRHIDMFSGNTILGDGAVIMIIDPNGIAKALGAAGNAAHEIADENAAHRAATAEQLTSLLVFRAGSDQPKAVPLGLVTRLEEIAADKIELSNGRSMVQYRDQLMPLVQMSGVNVRSSGSQPILVFADDGRSMGLVVDEIIDIVEERLNIEVAGSSEGILGSAVIKGQATEVIDVGHFLPMAFADWFSRKEMRPSQSAQSVLLVDDSAFFRNMLAPVLKAAGYKVRTAPSAQEGLAALRSGQSFDAVLTDIEMPDMNGFEFAETIRADSHLAAMPIIALSSLVSPAAIERGRQAGFHDYVAKFDRPGLIAALKEQTAEMNREAA
- a CDS encoding chemotaxis protein CheW, with the protein product MTSKTETVEGAVAEYVTAMIGGQLFGLPISRVQDVFMPERVTRVPLASREVAGVLNLRGRIVTVVNMRARLGMPKNEDGKPPMAVGVDLRGESYGLLIDQIGEVLKLPDDGREENPVNLDPRMAKLAGGVHRLDGQLMVVLDVDRVLELSPEMMAA
- a CDS encoding response regulator, which translates into the protein MKTCLVVDDSSVIRKVARRILEGLDFQIVEAEDGEKALEVCKRGLPEAILLDWNMPVMDGYEFLGNLRRMPGGDQPKVVFCTTENDVAHIARALHAGANEYIMKPFDKDIVTAKFQEVGLI
- a CDS encoding protein-glutamate methylesterase/protein-glutamine glutaminase gives rise to the protein MSVALTSHSATSPVQPEPLRVMVVDDSVVIRGMISRWLGSEPDIVVAASLRTGLEAVNQVERINPDIAVLDIEMPELDGISALPQLLAKKRNLIVIMASTLTRRNAEISFKALSLGASDYIPKPESTRESSAAETFRHDLVQKIRHLGAKVRRSPTHAHAHAPAADRALRAPAITAPIARRNFSMQSPRVLLIGSSTGGPQALMSLVAEIGPVIDRFPVLITQHMPPTFTTILAEHLARASHRPAHEAIDGEVIKPGHIYLAPGGRHMRVTRQGAGAVIALDDGAPINFCKPAVDPLFSSAIEVWQGSIMALVLTGMGSDGTRGGKDIVAAGGSVIAQDEATSVVWGMPGAAAHAGICAAVLPLNQIAPKLVRLFSGDRS